A region of the Paramormyrops kingsleyae isolate MSU_618 chromosome 6, PKINGS_0.4, whole genome shotgun sequence genome:
atgatcaaattaTCATTCAGTGGCATTCATAATCTCTTATTTTCACCACATAAAAATTTGTCTAATggaaattctgattggctggtaactTCAGAAAGTTACCAGCCACTTTGGCTGGTGATCAAAAAAGTTAATTTCgaaccctgtgtgtgtgtgtgtgtgggtttgcatggatcacatttgataaaattgtccccaaagtgcagtaaaaaacacacataaacacacacacatacacaataaatgtaccttgtgaattatcataataaccatggaaaaattatttttctattttcttactgccatctcctggccgaatgcaattattgcaattaccagaaaatatcattttaatgtttttaaatggtagtactcaattttggccaccagacggcagcataatatgtgtgtgtgcagtaacagggcactgtgtctgtgtgtgtgagctctagccgggggctgtgtgtgtttatgtgtgctgtaacagggcactgtgtgaatgtgtgtgagtttgcataggtcgcatttgataaaattgtccccaaagtgtagtgaaacacacacatacacacagacaaacaaatgtacaataaatttaccttgtgaattatcctaataaccgtgggaaagtaatttttctattttcttgctaccatctcctggccgaatataagtattgcaattaccaggaaaaatcattttgatgtttttaaatggtagtactcaattttggccaccagacggcagcataaaatgtgcctgtgctgtaacggggcactgtgtctgtgtgtatgtctgaccgggggctctgtgtgtgtgtgtgtgtgtgtgtgctctaactgggcgctgtgtgtgtgtgtgtgctgtaacagggcactgtgtctgtgtgtgtgagctctagccgggggctgtgtgtgtttgtgtgtgctgtaacagggaactgtgtgaatgtgtgtgagctctgaccgggggctctgtttgtgtgtgtgtgtgtgtgtgctctaactgggcactgtgtgtgtgctctaagtgggcactgtgtgtgtgtgtgtgtgtgtgcatgtgctgtaactgggcactgtgtgtgtgtgggcgcgctgtaacagggcactgtgtgtgtgtgtgagtcgtAACTGCGAACTGTGTATGTTTGCGctgaaactgggcactgtgtgtgtgtgtgtgtgctgtaactgagtcctgtatgtgtgtgtgtgctgtaacagggcactgtgtgtgtgtgtgtgtgggtgcgctgtaacagggcactgtgtgtgtgtgtgggtgcgctgtaacagggcactgtgtgtgtatgtgtgtgtgtgtgtgtgttccctgtaactgggcattgtctgtgtgtgctgtaacagtggactgtgtgtgtgtgtgtacgtactccatgtgaggactgtgtgtgtgtgggcgcgcTGTAACTGGCCACTGTCTGTGCGCTGTAAcaggggactgtgtgtgtgtgtgtgtgtgtgtgtgtgtgtgagagctcTAATCGGGGTGTCTCTGTGCGtttgctctaagtgggcgctgtgtgtgcgcgcgctgtaactgggcgctgtgtgtgtatgtgtgtgtgctgtaagtgggtggtgtgtgtgtgtatgtgtgtgtgctgtaagtgggtggtgtgtgtgtgtatgtgtgcgcactgtaactgggcactgtgtgtgtgtgcgcgctctatgtatgtgtgcgctgtacctgggcactgtgtgtgtgctctatgtATGTGTGCGCTGTAACCAGGGACTCTGTGTGTGCGTAAGCTCTAactgggggctgtgtgtgtgtgtgtgtgcgcgcacgctGTAACTTGGAACTGTGTATGTTTGCGCTGAAACTGggcatcgtgtgtgtgtgtgtgtgtgtgtgagctctagccgggggctgtgtgtgtgtgtgtgtgtttgtgttgtaactgggcactgtgtgtgtgcactgtgacTGGGcactttttgtgtttgtgtttatccatgtgtgtgcgctgtaactgggcactgtgtgtgtgtgtgggtttgcatggatcacatttgataaaattgtccccaaagtgcagtaaaacacacacacacacacacacacacaataaatgtaccttgtgaattatcataataaccgtgggaaaattatttttctattttcttgctgccatctcctggccgaatgtaagtattgcaattaccagaaatgagcatttttaatgtttttaaatggtagtactcaattttggccaccagacggcaacataaaatgtgtgtgtgcagtaacagggcactgtgtctgtgtgtgtgagctctgaccgggggctctgtgtgtgtgtgtgtgctctaactgggcgctgtgtgtgtgtgtgtgtgtttgctctaactgggcgctgtgtgtgtgtgtgtgtgctgtaacagggcactgtgtgtgtgggctgtatcagcacacagtgtgtgagtgtgtgtgctctaagtaggcgctgtgtgtgtgtgtgtgtgtgtgtgtgtgtgctctaactgggcgctgtgtgtgtgtgtgtgctgtaacagggcactgtgtctgtgtgtgtgagctctagccgggggctgtgtgtgtttgtgtgtgctgtaacagggaactgtgtgaatgtgtgtgagctctgaccgggggctctgtttgtgtgtgtgtgtgtgtgtgtgtgtgtgctctaactgggcactgtgtgtgtgctctaagtgggcactgtgtatgtgtgtgtgtgtgtgcatgtgctgtaactgggcactgtgtgtgtgtgtgagtcgtAACTGCGAACTGTGTATGTTTGCGctgaaactgggcactgtgtgtgtgtgctgtaactgagtcctgtatgtgtgtgtgtgctgtaacagggcactgtgtgtgtgtgtgtgtgtgtgctgtaactgggtactgtgtgtgtatgtgtgcacgtgctgtaacagggcactgtgtgtgtgtgtgcgcgcgcgtgagctctgaccgggagtgttctgtgtgtgtgtgtgtgtgtgtgtgcgctgtaacagcattgtgtgtgtgcacgtgctgtaacagggcactgtgtgtgtgtgtgtgtgtgggtgcgctgtaacagggcactgtgtgtgtatgtgtgtgtgtgtgtgtgtgttccctgtaactgggcattgtctgtgtgtgttataacagtggactgtgtgtgtgtgtgtgtacgtactccatgtgaggactgtgtgtgtgtgggcgcgcTGTAACTGGCCACTGTCTGTGCGCTGTAAcaggggactgtgtgtgtgtgtgtgtgtgagagctcTAATCGGGGTGTCTCTGTGCGtttgctctaagtgggcgctgtgtgtgcgcgcgctgtaactgggcgctgtgtgtgtatgtgtgtgtgctgtgtgtgtgtgcgcgctctATGTATGTGTGCGCTGTAACCAGGGACTCTGTGTGTGCGTAAGCTCTAactgggggctgtgtgtgtgtgcgcgtgcgctGTAACTTGGAACTGTGTATGTTTGCGCTGAAACTGggcatcgtgtgtgtgtgtgtgtgtgtgtgagctctagccgggggctgtgtgtgtgtgtgtgtttgtgttgtaactgggcactgtgtgtgtgcactgtgacTGGGcactttttgtgtttgtgtttatccatgtgtgtgtgcgctgtaactgggcactgtgtgtgtgtgtgtgtgtgggtttgcatggatcacatttgataaaattgtccccaaagtgcagtaaaacacacacatacacacacacacacaataaatgtaccttgtgaattatcataataaccgtgggaaaattatttttctattttcttgctgccatctcctggccgaatgtaagtattgcaattaccagaaatgagcatttttaatgtttttaaatggtagtactcaattttggccaccagacggcaacataaaatgtgtgtgtgcagtaacagggcactgtgtctgtgtgtgtgagctctgaccgggggctctgtgtgtgtgtgtgtgctctaactgggcgctgtgtgtgtgtgtgtgtgtgtgtgtgtgtgtgtgtgtgctctaactgggcgctgtgtgtgtgtgtgtgtgtgtgtgtgtgtgctgtaacagggcactgtgtgtgtgggctgtatcagcacacagtgtgtgagtgtgtgtgctctaagtaggcgctgtgtgtgtgtgtgtgtgtgtgtgtgtgtgtgtgtgcgcgtgtgcatgctgtaactgggcactgtgtgtgtgggtttgcatagatcacatttgataaaattgtccccaaagtgcagtaaaacacacacatacacagacatacacaataaatttaccttgtgaattataaTAACCGTGGGGAAAttattgttctattttcttgctgccatctcctggccgaatgtaagtattgcaattaccaggcATTACTTAAAGCTTCTGCAACCTGAGAAATGCTTCCACAGGTGGCTGGGGCTTGAGTGTGGACCAATACGGGGGTGAGATTCAGCTAGGGTAGCATAATGCAGGTAGGTAACTATCACAGAAGTGTAACAGGACCGTTGCAAAACCATAACACACCGGTTAGAAGTCAGTCTTCCTCCTCTGTTGTGGGAgtcattgtatttgtatttctgtgAGGCATTTCTATGGATCAGCTGAGAAACAATAGACTTTGAGTTGTATCACAGGGACTGACTAATAGCAGTGCCCCAAAGCCCTAGGTTGTTTTTACGGTTGACAAGATTGAAAACGTTCCTGTTCTCTATCCATGAATGTAATGACTTCCTGCATGGTGACACAGGAGAAGAAGACTGAAAGGGAAGCTAGGAGAAGGAGGGTGTGTGCGGTGTCGCTCTGTTAAGATCTATGAGGTCTTTGCTCCAGGAGGCCTGGACATTGCAGGCAGGCAGCTATTTACCTTTAATCAGCTGTGCCAATTATGCAGAATCAATGACTTCTTGTGGTGTCCTTTGTTCCCCTTGATATGGCCTTCAGGATGCTGCAGGCAAGGTTCTGGACCACTGGACTATCATGTCCCGGGAGGAGGAGATCTGTCCATCTAGGAGAAAGAAGGCCAGGCCATCGCAGTGCCCTCATCAAAGACTGACTCTGACATCAGGACTTTCATCGAGAGCAACAACCGCTCTCGTAGCCCCAGCCTGCTGACGCACCTCGAGAACAGCAGTCTCTCCACTATACACCACTTTGAGAACATCCCCAACAGCCTGGCCTTCCTGCTTCCTTTCCAGTACATCAACCCAGTGTCTGCCCCCAAATGGGCTCATGCTGGAGCAGCCAGGTCACAGGCCACGGGAGTCCAGTCTGCCAAACCTGAGTGACCCCAACGAGAGCAGTGAGTCGGAGGTGTCTCTCTCACCGTTCCGCTATGGGCAAAGCCCAGGCCTGGGGGGCACCGGTGTCACTGTGGCGATCGAGCCTAAGCCTGAGCCTGCTAGCGTAACAACCATCTCCCCgacccccacctcccagcagcctcaacagcagCAAGCACCAATGCAGCAGCAGCCGGCTGGACTGAGTGAGCAACATGCATTTGTTAAGAGTGAGCAAGCCAAGAGCATCGTTACCTCGTCCTTCTCCTCCAAGATGCATCGCATGCGGCGCATGGGTTCTATCTCACGCAAGGGCCGAGTGTGCTGCAACGCATGCGGCAAGACCTTCTATGACAAGGGCACCCAGAGGATCCACTACAATGCTGTGCACCTGAAGATCAAGCACCGCTGCACTATCGAGGGCTGCAACATGGTGTTCAGCTCCCTGCGCAGCCTCAACCGGCACAGcgccaaccctaacccccgacTACACATGCCCATGCTGCGGAACAACCGTGACAAGGACCTCATCCGCTCCAGCGTTGGCTCTGGCACATCTGTCATCTCCAGCACCAAAAGCAGTTTGACTCTGACCAGCCCGGGACGGCCACCTCTTGGCTTCACTACCCCACCGCTCGAGCCCATGCTGCAGTCTCCCCTGCAAAGTTCTCTGATCTTCCCATCCTTGAAATCAGTCCAGCCAGTACAACCGATACCCCCATTCTATTGTGCGCTGTTGTCCCCTGGGGATCTTGTCAGTTCACCGGTCTCCCTGCCCACCAGCTCCATACTCCCTCCGGCCTCTAACAACATGTCTCTCATGGAGCAGCAGGCCTCGGCCTCTGGCTCCCACAATCCTCTAGTGGCCGAGGCAGGGCTTGTCAGCCACAAGCTGCCTGGTACTGGCATCCAGGAACATTTTGTTGACCCCACACCCAAGAAGAAGCCCCGCAAATCCAGCATGCCAGTGAAAATTGAGAAGGAGGTCATCAGCGTGGCTGATGTGTTCGAcgacaaagaggaggaggaggaggaggatgaggaaggggTCAGGGTCCTGAATGGAATGACTAGCACCCAGGGATGCCACCATCCACATTCCCACCTTTACAACAACAGCAACCACAGTGGGGGCAGCAGCCAAGCATCTCCCAGCCGGGATGAGGTGAGCCCTGGGCTGACACTGAGGAGCATtctccagctggagcaggatgAAGCTCGGACTACCAGCAAGAGGTGGAGGGGGCCAGCGAAGGGGAGGGTGGCTCAAACAAGGCAGACTGGGTGAGGGGTGGTGCCAGGGAGGGGTTCCCAGAGCTGCCGGGCCAGGGGGTCGCCCCGAGTGCTGTCCCGTGCATGCTGTGCCACAAACCATACAGCTGCAAGGGCACTCGCTTCAAGACGGTACATCTGCACCAGATGCAGCGCCGCAAGGTTCCGGGCTGCAGCCTCACATTCTACTCGACGCGGAGCTGCAACCAGCAGAGCAGAACCCCAGCCTGCGCCGGCATGTGGCCAAatgactgccccccacccccaggcctccTACTTTCACACTGTACTTGTGGAAGTCTCTAGACGCGCTTGGATGGgtagctctgctgctgctgcatcccTGTGGCCCCAACACGTCCTGTCGCTTCCATGGAAACCCTCGTCCATCTCCAAAAGTTCGGACACTTCTTTTGTGACTGTTGCTCGCAGAAATGGTAGTAATAAGAAGAGAGCCTTCTCGGTGTATTATTAGTGTAATAATAGCTTTTAAATGACCCATTAACAGAGCATGACAGCCTCATCTGTAAATAACATCCCAGAGGGTTctttatgtaaaaaatgtactgAGGGTGTCAGTGCCCATGCTTGTTTCATTTCATGGCACCTCCAGCTCTCAGACTGAAGGAAAATGTAGCCTCTAGCTcatttgatttctttattttcactttgatgCACACttcagactaaaaaaaaaagctcaaattCTTTTATAAATGTACCAATGCAGAGAAggcctgcatgcttttggcttCTGAACATAGGATTTGTTCTTTGTGTTGCCACATTTGTATGTTGACCCAGTCTTGCACTTTTCAAGTCTACAAGGGGATGTGTAATATTTTGTGTGTCTTGAGGTCACCTGCCTCTAAGGTGTTTTAAGAAAATGCTGATGACATGATTTTCTGCTTTCCATTTGAAACAACCATTGAGTCTTAGCGCAATAGCAGATAAGCCGAGTAATATTAATCTCTGCTTTTAGCTCTCATAAGAGCAGCCCAAGTGCTGTTCATGGTATTGTTCAGAGAAAGATCTCTGAGGTGTTCCCAGGGAGTGATCTCTGAGGTATCATCCAGAGTGTGATATCCAAGCTTAGTTGTTACTTCATTAATGTTCCTTCCAGAAGTTGACAAGATTTCTGTATCtctatattatttacattttaatgcttcATTTAAGGTGATCCAGGTGCTTTCTGAAGACTGCATAAATCAAGCATGTATTTGAACTTAACTGTGAcgaaaaacaaatgaagtgttttcatatttcaggCTGGGGACACAAGCGTAAGACACGAGTTTTAAGTTTGCTCTCCAGAAAATCTGGCCACAAGTCACTTTGGGTCCTCACTTAGTGTTCTGATGTGCTGTACCGTCGCTAGTGGTGCATAAGTATAGGTAGCCACTGGAGACAAACTTCACCAGATCATTCAGCATttggatatacactcacctaaaggattattaggaacacctgttaaatttctcattaatgcaattatctaatca
Encoded here:
- the LOC140591838 gene encoding zinc finger protein basonuclin-2-like, which gives rise to MLEQPGHRPRESSLPNLSDPNESSESEVSLSPFRYGQSPGLGGTGVTVAIEPKPEPASVTTISPTPTSQQPQQQQAPMQQQPAGLSEQHAFVKSEQAKSIVTSSFSSKMHRMRRMGSISRKGRVCCNACGKTFYDKGTQRIHYNAVHLKIKHRCTIEGCNMVFSSLRSLNRHSANPNPRLHMPMLRNNRDKDLIRSSVGSGTSVISSTKSSLTLTSPGRPPLGFTTPPLEPMLQSPLQSSLIFPSLKSVQPVQPIPPFYCALLSPGDLVSSPVSLPTSSILPPASNNMSLMEQQASASGSHNPLVAEAGLVSHKLPGTGIQEHFVDPTPKKKPRKSSMPVKIEKEVISVADVFDDKEEEEEEDEEGVRVLNGMTSTQGCHHPHSHLYNNSNHSGGSSQASPSRDEVSPGLTLRSILQLEQDEARTTSKRWRGPAKGRVAQTRQTGCKGTRFKTVHLHQMQRRKVPGCSLTFYSTRSCNQQSRTPACAGMWPNDCPPPPGLLLSHCTCGSL